Genomic window (Alkalihalobacillus sp. TS-13):
CGTCTATAAAAAAAGTCGGAGCATGTTGCTTCCATCTATAGTTGCACTTGCCTTCATGTATGGAGCTGCTATTCTCGCTTCTCAATTCGACGTCCTTCAAATCGACCTTGTTAAATGGTTTGGCGGAGAAGAAAACACTGTCATGTTCGGATTGAACGGTGTCTCGATGGCGTTCTTCGTCTGGATCATTGTATTGATGGTTTATGTGTATATCGCTTCTACTTTACCTGTATGGAAGCTATTGCAGCCAAGGGATTATATCAACTCTCATCAACTTGTACTTGGTTTGGTCATCCTTTATTTGGGAGTTCTCTTCACAAACCCTGAAATTACTGCACCAGCGGTAAATTCAGGTGCTGATATATCGATGTGGCCGCTCTTATTCATTACGATTGCCTGCGGCGCGATTTCAGGCTTCCATGGTCTAGTCGCATCTGGAACTTCCTCTAAACAGCTTGATAAGGAATCGGATGCTAAATTCGTCGGTTATCTTGGGGCTGTCGGGGAAGGGATGCTTGCGTTACTTGCAATCATCGCCGTAACAACGTTCTTTGCAACTGGAGCTGATTTCACAGCAGCTTATAACAGTTTCGCTGCAGCGAGTGCTGGAGGGCTAGGAAACTTCATCGGCGGTGCTGGGGTACTTGCATCAGGTGTAGGAATTCCTGCTAATATCGCGTCAACGATCGTAGCCGTCATCGTCATCAGTTTTGCGGCAACTTCACTTGATACTTCAGTTCGTTTGATGCGGTACATCATTTCAGAGCTTGGAACTGAATATAAACTACCAGCATTGACGAAAGCACATGTTGCAACAACAATCGCTGTTGGTACAAGTGCAATGCTTGTGCTTCTTCCAGAAGGACCAAACGGATTCGGATCTGGCGGATACTTGCTTTGGCCGTTATTCGGTACATCCAACCAGCTATTAGCAGGAATCAGTTTGCTTCTTGTCTCCATCTGGTTGAAAAAGCAAGGACGGAACTTCATGCCAACATTCATTCCGATGGTGTTCGTCCTGTTCATGACTGTCTGGGCGATGGGTAAACAGGTCATTTTCGAATGGTCTGGCGCCGGAGCAGCAGATACGAATGTCTTGTTGTTCATCTTCGGTGCGTTGATTCTTGGATTCGCTCTATGGATCATTATAGAAGCTTTCCAAGTCCTGAGTAAAAAACAAGATCCATCAGATATGGATAAAACGGCTTGATAAATTGATGGCTTGAGGGGGGGCGGGAAACTGCTCCCCTTTTGAATGAAGTGAAAAGGGTGATCGATGATGAAACACGAAATCCTTGTCATACGTGTCTTCCCTGAGATCGGTGGAGGCTGATGCGGAGGTGTATCTGGTGACGGGTTCATCAGTATGTCAGATCAATTTGAAGATGATCGGAAAGAGATGCAAGAAATCGGTGTATTGTATCAGCAAATTGTAAAAGAATATGGGGATCAAGTGAACGTGGTTTATGCAGATCCACGAAATCTGATCTCCATTGCAGTTCATATGTTTAGTCAGGTTCGACATGGTAGAATAGGATTACTTGAAGTTTTTAAGAATCTATTTTGGAGAGCCCGTCGTGGAGCGGTTTTCATGAACGGACGGTGGCTTAATAAATATCGCCAGTCGAACAATGAACTATTAAAACGTATACAACAAGAAATGAACTAGCGGGGTGACTGATGATGACTGAAGCGAAGTGGTCTTTTAAAAGACTGATCGAATTATATGATGAAATATTAAGCCATAATCATAAGACAGAGATCAAGCGGGAGCTTCGTGATGAGGATGATCTGTTTTTATTGTTATGCTTTTCAGAATTGCTCGGAATTCCGAATCCAGTTTCCTATTATACACTCGAACTGTATCCATCGATTCTGGAAAAGTTTCATGATTGGCATCTACGAATGGGAATGGAAAAGTCACCACTGGAAGGAATTCGTTGTTGTTGATGAGAGGTTGTGTGGCGAGTGAAAAAGATTGTAAATAAGCAAATCGTATTTTTTGGTGGAAAAGGTGGAGTGGGGAAATCGACGTCTGCCTCAGCTTTTGCATTGACGTCAGCAAGAAAAGGGCAGAAAACGTTGTTGGTTTCTACTGATCCGGCTCATAATGTAGGAGACATTTTCCATAAACGGTTATCTGGACAGCCGAAGCGTTTGACGGAAAACCTTTTTGCGATTGAAATCGACCCAAATGAAGAAACAAAACGATATCTTGATGGCGTAAAAGATAACCTGAAAGGTCTTGTCAAAGCGAAAATGGTAGAGGAAGTCCATCGTCAGATCGACCTTGCTGGAAGTTCTCCTGGGGCCGATGAAGCAGCGATGTTCGATCGACTCGTGTCGATTATTTTAGATGAAAAAGGTTCGTTTGATACGATCGTTTTCGATACAGCTCCAACTGGGCATACGATCAGGCTGTTGACCCTGCCGGAATTGATGGGAGCCTGGATCGACGGGATGCTGAAAAGACGGGAAAACTTGAATAAAAACTTTTCTGCCTGGATGGGAGACGGGGAACCGGTAGAGGACCCGATCTATGACATCCTTGATAAAAGGAAAGAGCGTTTTGCTGAAGTTCGGAAAATATTATTGGATGATGAACTGACGGAGTATGTATTTGTATTGAACGCAGAACGGCTTCCGATTTTAGAAACGGAGAAAGCAGTGGAAACGTTGAGAAAACACGATCTGCTCGTCAATACACTCGTGGTCAACAAGCTCTTACCTGATATGGAAGACAGTTCTTTCCTCCGTAAACGAAAGGAACAGGAAAAGGAATATATCCAAATGATTGATAAGAAATTCAATCAACAGGAGAAAATTTTCATTCCACTGCTCGATGGCGACGTTTCCACACTAGAAGCACTTGACCAGATCAGTGAAGCAATGAAAGAAGAACTATTTCAATAAAAGATGTAAGATGCGACAAAAAGGAATGTCTGGATCTCTTATGGGAGATCCAGGCATTTTTTCACTAGCGAACTAAGGCTCAGCCTGCGCCAAGGCTTGGCTTTGCCAACTTTTCTTTAAATTTGGCAGGGGTTCTTTATTTGAATGTGTTGTAAGTTTATCTTGTTGCCAGTTCCAAACTCTGGTAAAATGATTTTTCCGTCTGACTTTTCAGACGAAAAACTCTAAGGAGGTAACTGAACATGAAAAATAAGATTCAAAGTGCCTTTGATGTGGAGAAGCAGCAACTCGAAAAAATAGCTGCAGAGATCGAAAGTCAGAAAAAGAAGTTGGAGAAAGTCCCCAGGTATTTCGGAGAGGATATTACGGAGCAGGCTCTCGATGAGCGACGGGAACAAGCTCGAAAGAACCTTCGGATAGCGGAGGAGGAGCCCTTTTTCGGACGACTCGACTTCAATGTAGGAGGAAAAGACCAACTAGATGAAATCTACATAGGAAAGGTTGGTGTTTCGAAGGAAGCGTCGAACGATCTTATGGTTATAGACTGGCGTGCTCCTGTGGCCAGCCTTTTTTATTCGTATAGTGGGGGAGAAGAGGAAATCTACTATATATCGCCAGAAGGCAAGATTGAAGGGGATATCCATCTGAAACGGAATGCGGTCATACGTAAACAGAAGCTCCAACGTGTTGTCGATACCTATGTAAAAGGCAGTACAGAAGCTGGTGGGACAGATGAATTTTTACTGTACCGTTTAGGTGATCGGAAAGACAATCGGTTACGTGATATCGTTTCTACAATTCAGGCCGAGCAAAATGATATCATTCGAGCTGAAAAGAGCCAACCGCTTATTATCCAGGGGGTTGCAGGGTCTGGAAAAACGACAGTGGCACTTCATCGTCTAGCCTATCTGTTATACCATTACAGAGATCATCTCAGTGCGAATCAGATGATCATATTCGCGCCAAACCGAATGTTTCTGGACTATATCTCAAATGTCCTACCGGAACTAGGGGTGGGGGGGATCCAACAGACTACATTCAATGAATGGGCGGTAGAGGTCCTGGTAGAACAGGTAACGGTTTCTGATGGTAGGGATGATTTGGAAAGTATTTTCTCCAGCAGGTCAAAAGGTGCCATCATGACCCGGGAATCAGGAAGATTAAAAGGGTCACTGGCTTATAAAGCTGTGATCGAGGAAGCACTGGATGATTTTAAGAAGAAAATGATTCCGGATTCAGATTTGGAGCTCTGGGATGGTTGTGTTTTGTCAACATCCTTCATAAAAAAATGGAATGAGGAACAGAAGCATTTTCCGATTGCTATGCGCAGGAACCGGATATTGAAACGGTTGAAATCATGGTCGAAGCAACAAGTAGATGAGATGCTGCCTCATGAACGGAAAGAACGAAAGAAAACAGCGGATAAACAAATTAAAGCTTATATGAAAGCCTGGCCAGATTACAGTGCTTTCACATTTTATAAAGAACTTTACAAGAAAACGAGGATACAAGATTTCGCTCGTCCTCTTCAAGACTATCTACCTGCTGAAATCATTGCAGATACAAGAAAGCGGATGAATAAAAGGGAAGTTAGTGCAGAAGACTTACCCGCACTCATTTGGATCCACCAAACACTATTTGGTATGGATAAACAGTTCATCTATCAGCATTTGGTCATTGATGAGGCCCAGGATTTCTCACCTTTTCATATCGAAGTGTTGAAATCGAATGTACGGGAGGATTCGTTTACAATTCTCGGTGATGTCTCACAGGGAATCCATTCCTATAGAGGGATTGAAAAATGGCAAGAGTTTATCGATGTATTCGGAGAAGGCAAAATGAAATATGTCCAAATGGAGAGGAGTTACCGATCTACATTGGAGATCATCGAATATGCCAACCGGATTTTACAAAACATGCGCAATACAAGCGGGCTTGCGAAGCCTGTTTTCCGAAGCGGTGAACCGGTCAGGGAGATAAAGGTGAATAAGACTGAGCGAATGGAAAAAGTTCTATCGATTTTGGAACGAATACAAAGTTCAGGAGCCCACAGTATTGCTCTTGTGGGAAGGACAGCTAAGAATTGTACGGAAGTTCATGAGAAGTTGAATGAGAAAGGGATAGAGGTATCTTTGATTACAGCAGACCAGACAGGCTATCAAGGAGGAATCTCCGTCATCCCGGTCTATCTAACGAAAGGACTAGAATTCGATGCTGTGCTGATGCTCGATACAGATCCAATCAATTACCAATTCAACGATGAGGATGCAAAACTGTTATATGTCGGTTGTACAAGAGCTCTTCACCAACTCTGGGTGTTGTATGAAAGCGAACTAACACCGCTGGTCCGTACAAAACTGAACTTATGAAATAGGAGGGGATGCCAGGTGCCAAATTGAAGTTCAAACAAGGCTTTTGAAAGACTACCTGGCATCTCAGTGATACCAAGGTGTTTGAAACGTTGTTAGGGGCACCGATAAACAAAGGGACTGACTCTTTTCAATTTGGTCAGTCCCTTAAACGATTCTATTATACTTTTGGTTTTGTTAAATAATGATGTTGAATATTGATTGACATTGATTGAATCGAAATTTGTGACACTCCTGCGGGAAAAGCGAGCCAGGCGAGACCCATGGAGGTGCTGTCTAGCTCAGCGCCCAGTCACTTGGATCACTTCAAACTTCCTGCGGCGGCAATAGCCTCCTCGTCTGTTTTCCAGTGACCTGTGTGACTAAGCGGGTCGCTTCCGCTTTTCGTCAGCCCGCGGAAAGGGAGTGAATTTCGTAAAAATTAACAATAAAGTATAACAAAGCCAAACTATTATTCTATGATTAACCTACAATTAGGTTTGCAACCAGTAACAATACGAGTGATGCTGCCCAAACGATGGTAGTAGGAATGGACCATGTGAGGATCTGTTCTTTCACATTTTTAATTCCTAACATACGGTTCACAACCCAGAATAAGCTATCATTGAAATAAGAGAACACCATTGCACCAAGCGTCGCAGCCTGGGCAGCCAGTACCATGTTAACATCCAGGCCAGCTAATATCGGTGCTGAGATGGATGCTCCCGTAATCATCGCAACGGTACCACTTCCTTGAATCAAGCGGACAATGCTGGCGATGACGAATGGCAGCAAAATCGCTGGGAGGTTCGTTTGCGCGATTTGTTCAGCGATATAATCTCCGGCACCGCTTTCTCTCAATACATTTCCTAAAGCTCCACCCGCACCAGTGACAAGTAAAATGATACCGGCATCTTTTATTCCTTCTTCCATGCGGTCAATTGCAGTCGATTGTTTCACATCATTGTATAATCCATAGATTGCGAAGATAAGGCCAATCCCGACTGCAATAATAGGAGCACCAAGGAATGTGATGATGTTATAGATTCCACCTTCTAGTCCTATCGCTGCAACCGTTGTATTCAAGAAGATCAAAATGATGGGAACCAAAATCGGTAATGATGATCGTAATAAGGACGGTAAGTTTTTATTCTCTTGCATTTCATAATACTCTTCTAACGTTTGTGGCATATCAGGTCTTACAAACCCGAGTCCATCTTCATCTGGAAGCTGGTAGATTTTTTTGCCGATCCACTTTGCGTAATACACTCCAACGATAATTAGAGGAACCGCAAAAATCAAACCGGTTAGGATCATCCATCCAACATCAACACCGAAGATTCCAGCAACGCCTAACGGTCCAGGAGTAGGGGGGACAGCATGGTGTGTGACGGCTAGACCGACACCAAGTGCAACACCTAATGCCACCACAGATTTACCAGTCTTTTTTGATAGCGCTTTCGCAAGAGGGGCTAAAATAACGAAAGCAGAGTCTACAAAGATAGGTATGGAAACGACATACCCTGTCACAGCCATCGCCCATTCTTCTTTTCGCTTTCCTAACCATTTAATAAAACTATAGGCTAGCCTTTCCGCTGCCCCTGAAACTTCTAAGATTCGTCCCATCATGACACCGAAACCGATGACAATACCGATGGAACCGAGGGTAGTGCCAAAGCCAGTGGTGATGGCATTGACCACGTCAGGGGCTTTCATACCCCCGACGATACCAGTTATGGATGCTGCTATGATCAATGCTAGAAAGGCATGGATTTTTGTACGTAAAACTAGGAAAATCAGCAAGAATACTCCAAGGACTAATCCTAAAATCATTTGTGCTCCAGATGCTTCCATTTTATTGCCTCCTATCGATTAATAGCTGTTATTATATATTTTTCGTGTAAACCTGGATGCGTATTTTGCTGCCAACTTGATACACTCTTCCATACTGACGGTACTTGCAATACCTTTGCCAGCTATATCAAATGCTGTCCCATGGTCAACTGAGGTTCTCAGGAATGGAAGACCGTTCGTAATTGAAATGGTTCTTTCAAAGTCAGTCATTTTCGCAGCGATATGCCCTTGGTCGTGATAAAGGGAAAGCACGGCATCGAATTTTCCATTTAACGCATGATGGAAAACGGAATCTGCCGGAACCGGTCCAACAGCATCGATTCCATCTTGTATTGCAAGTTCAATTCCAGGGGTCAATTCATCAATTTCTTCACGTCCGAACAAACCGCCTTCGCCAGCATGTGGGTTCAAACCTGCTACAGCAAATTTGCGCTTTTCAACTCCTAAACGCTGAAGTGCTTTATCACATCGATTCAAGTAATCACGGACACGTTCTTTTGTCATTTGATCAATGGCATCTTTGACACTAAGATGGCGTGTTAAGAAGAAGATCCTCATATTACGGACTTCAAACATCGTTAATGGGTCATCTGTATTTGTAAGAGCAGCGAGCATTTCTGTATGACCGATATATGGCACCTCAGCAGCTTTCAATGATTCTTTATTGATCGGAGTCGTTGCCATGACATGAACGTCACCTGCATTCGTAAGTTCAACGGTTTTCTCGATGTAATCGAACGCAGCCTGACCACATTGAGCTTGTACTTCTCCGAATTTCAGTTCATCTACTTTCAAGTTCGGAAGATGGATGACATCGATTGTTCCAAACTCATATTTTCCTTCTTCTGGTGATTCCACTTTATTTATAGAAAGGTTTACATCCATGATCCCGATTGCTTTTTCCAAAACTTCAGAATGGCCGATTACAATTGGGCGGGACTGTTCATAAATCTCTTCCTTACTTAAAGCACCAACAGTGATTTCAGGTCCGATACCAGCAGGATCCCCCATAGGAATAGCGATGATTGGTCTTACAATATGTGTTGTCATACATTTTTCTCCTTTCTGTATTGGGAAAGTTTATTTTTTAAAAGTTGCACGCAATCATAAATGGCTTTTTTGTCACCGACAAGGCCGCCTTTTGTTACCACGGAAATGCCATCAAAATGTCCACCAATGAACTGTCCATAAGCTGCTAAAGGTATGACTTCATCATCCAGGTGTATACCGGATGCTCCACTAATGGCACAAATAGAAGCTGTTACATCTCCCCCGCTTGAAAAACAACCTTCAATTTTATAGGGCGATTGTTCGATCAGTTTTCTTGAAATTTTCGCAAGTCCATCTGTTATCCGTTTGGCCAGGGCATCCTCGGAAGACTTTTCAACAAGAGCTTTTTCTTTCAAGTTCACCCGTTTTGCACCAGGATAGTAGGTTGTGAGTACAATGAGGTCATTTGTTTGTACCATCTTAAGTGCTTCTTTAACGGATCGTTGAATCTCTTCTTCCCATCTTCCGTTGAACGTCGCTAGTTTTTCAGCGTCTACAATAATCGGTGTAATTTGTGTTTTGGAGTACAGGTAATCAAGTTGCCTTCCTGTCATCGCAGTTGCACTCCCTACTGTTACAAGGATCTTGCTTGGATTTACTTGTTGCTGGATATAATCACGGCAATAGGAGGCAGTGAGTGGTCCGGGATCACAAGGGATGAACTGCTTGTTGCCTATAGAAATCATCGCTTTTGCGATCTCATCGATTTCTTCATCCGTAACAGCATCGATGGAAATGATCCTTATTCCATTTTCGCTGAGATTTTTGATCTTTGTTGCGATCGATTCAGCCCCTTCCAGAACGGTTGATAATGGAATGTGTTCTACAGGGTATATGCTCTGGGATTGAATGATATTTGGAACGTATGATTCAGTTAAAGGTTTGATAGGATCCCTTGCCACATCTGTTTCTTGTAAGGGTACGCCTTCGACAAGCAAGTATCCCCCTGTGGTCACGCGCCCTGATTTAGGAAAGGAAGGACAGACGATCGCGATGGATTCA
Coding sequences:
- a CDS encoding ArsA family ATPase; this encodes MKKIVNKQIVFFGGKGGVGKSTSASAFALTSARKGQKTLLVSTDPAHNVGDIFHKRLSGQPKRLTENLFAIEIDPNEETKRYLDGVKDNLKGLVKAKMVEEVHRQIDLAGSSPGADEAAMFDRLVSIILDEKGSFDTIVFDTAPTGHTIRLLTLPELMGAWIDGMLKRRENLNKNFSAWMGDGEPVEDPIYDILDKRKERFAEVRKILLDDELTEYVFVLNAERLPILETEKAVETLRKHDLLVNTLVVNKLLPDMEDSSFLRKRKEQEKEYIQMIDKKFNQQEKIFIPLLDGDVSTLEALDQISEAMKEELFQ
- a CDS encoding four-carbon acid sugar kinase family protein codes for the protein MIGVIADDLTGANATGVRLTKQGFKTATVVRDAPLPEKNRYDAICIDTDSRYSPVNVCQQRVKTAINKFKEQDVSIFCKRIDSTVRGHFGYEIEAMLDELGDESIAIVCPSFPKSGRVTTGGYLLVEGVPLQETDVARDPIKPLTESYVPNIIQSQSIYPVEHIPLSTVLEGAESIATKIKNLSENGIRIISIDAVTDEEIDEIAKAMISIGNKQFIPCDPGPLTASYCRDYIQQQVNPSKILVTVGSATAMTGRQLDYLYSKTQITPIIVDAEKLATFNGRWEEEIQRSVKEALKMVQTNDLIVLTTYYPGAKRVNLKEKALVEKSSEDALAKRITDGLAKISRKLIEQSPYKIEGCFSSGGDVTASICAISGASGIHLDDEVIPLAAYGQFIGGHFDGISVVTKGGLVGDKKAIYDCVQLLKNKLSQYRKEKNV
- a CDS encoding GntP family permease, translated to MEASGAQMILGLVLGVFLLIFLVLRTKIHAFLALIIAASITGIVGGMKAPDVVNAITTGFGTTLGSIGIVIGFGVMMGRILEVSGAAERLAYSFIKWLGKRKEEWAMAVTGYVVSIPIFVDSAFVILAPLAKALSKKTGKSVVALGVALGVGLAVTHHAVPPTPGPLGVAGIFGVDVGWMILTGLIFAVPLIIVGVYYAKWIGKKIYQLPDEDGLGFVRPDMPQTLEEYYEMQENKNLPSLLRSSLPILVPIILIFLNTTVAAIGLEGGIYNIITFLGAPIIAVGIGLIFAIYGLYNDVKQSTAIDRMEEGIKDAGIILLVTGAGGALGNVLRESGAGDYIAEQIAQTNLPAILLPFVIASIVRLIQGSGTVAMITGASISAPILAGLDVNMVLAAQAATLGAMVFSYFNDSLFWVVNRMLGIKNVKEQILTWSIPTTIVWAASLVLLLVANLIVG
- a CDS encoding carbon starvation protein A, with product MSSLLLAVIGISIFLLGYRYYAKFIAEKIYKLDANYVTPAHKYKDGVDFVPTNRFVLWGHHFSSVAGAAPIVGPAIAVYWGWLPAVIWVILGTVFAAGVHDFGALVLSVRNKGQSVGTIANKLIGHRAKILFLFIILILVLMVNAVFAWVIANLFVSFPASVLSVFIQIPLAIWMGYAVYKKSRSMLLPSIVALAFMYGAAILASQFDVLQIDLVKWFGGEENTVMFGLNGVSMAFFVWIIVLMVYVYIASTLPVWKLLQPRDYINSHQLVLGLVILYLGVLFTNPEITAPAVNSGADISMWPLLFITIACGAISGFHGLVASGTSSKQLDKESDAKFVGYLGAVGEGMLALLAIIAVTTFFATGADFTAAYNSFAAASAGGLGNFIGGAGVLASGVGIPANIASTIVAVIVISFAATSLDTSVRLMRYIISELGTEYKLPALTKAHVATTIAVGTSAMLVLLPEGPNGFGSGGYLLWPLFGTSNQLLAGISLLLVSIWLKKQGRNFMPTFIPMVFVLFMTVWAMGKQVIFEWSGAGAADTNVLLFIFGALILGFALWIIIEAFQVLSKKQDPSDMDKTA
- a CDS encoding 3'-5' exonuclease, which gives rise to MQSAFDVEKQQLEKIAAEIESQKKKLEKVPRYFGEDITEQALDERREQARKNLRIAEEEPFFGRLDFNVGGKDQLDEIYIGKVGVSKEASNDLMVIDWRAPVASLFYSYSGGEEEIYYISPEGKIEGDIHLKRNAVIRKQKLQRVVDTYVKGSTEAGGTDEFLLYRLGDRKDNRLRDIVSTIQAEQNDIIRAEKSQPLIIQGVAGSGKTTVALHRLAYLLYHYRDHLSANQMIIFAPNRMFLDYISNVLPELGVGGIQQTTFNEWAVEVLVEQVTVSDGRDDLESIFSSRSKGAIMTRESGRLKGSLAYKAVIEEALDDFKKKMIPDSDLELWDGCVLSTSFIKKWNEEQKHFPIAMRRNRILKRLKSWSKQQVDEMLPHERKERKKTADKQIKAYMKAWPDYSAFTFYKELYKKTRIQDFARPLQDYLPAEIIADTRKRMNKREVSAEDLPALIWIHQTLFGMDKQFIYQHLVIDEAQDFSPFHIEVLKSNVREDSFTILGDVSQGIHSYRGIEKWQEFIDVFGEGKMKYVQMERSYRSTLEIIEYANRILQNMRNTSGLAKPVFRSGEPVREIKVNKTERMEKVLSILERIQSSGAHSIALVGRTAKNCTEVHEKLNEKGIEVSLITADQTGYQGGISVIPVYLTKGLEFDAVLMLDTDPINYQFNDEDAKLLYVGCTRALHQLWVLYESELTPLVRTKLNL
- the pdxA gene encoding 4-hydroxythreonine-4-phosphate dehydrogenase PdxA, which codes for MTTHIVRPIIAIPMGDPAGIGPEITVGALSKEEIYEQSRPIVIGHSEVLEKAIGIMDVNLSINKVESPEEGKYEFGTIDVIHLPNLKVDELKFGEVQAQCGQAAFDYIEKTVELTNAGDVHVMATTPINKESLKAAEVPYIGHTEMLAALTNTDDPLTMFEVRNMRIFFLTRHLSVKDAIDQMTKERVRDYLNRCDKALQRLGVEKRKFAVAGLNPHAGEGGLFGREEIDELTPGIELAIQDGIDAVGPVPADSVFHHALNGKFDAVLSLYHDQGHIAAKMTDFERTISITNGLPFLRTSVDHGTAFDIAGKGIASTVSMEECIKLAAKYASRFTRKIYNNSY
- a CDS encoding cory-CC-star protein produces the protein MTEAKWSFKRLIELYDEILSHNHKTEIKRELRDEDDLFLLLCFSELLGIPNPVSYYTLELYPSILEKFHDWHLRMGMEKSPLEGIRCC